A genome region from Thermomonospora amylolytica includes the following:
- the yicI gene encoding alpha-xylosidase, producing the protein MKFTDGYWLMRPGVHPIYPVEVLDVATGPGRLTAYAPGQHIRDRGDLLKGPMVTVELAAPMADVVKVTVTHFAGAAERGPRFEIAEDEGAAAAAVVRCDADFAELTSGALTARIDRRTRSWGLDFLAEGRELTRSGFKAMAVIDTDEGRHFVREQLDLQVDHFVYGLGERFGPLVKNGQVVDIWNADGGTASEQAYKNVPFFLTNAGYGVFVDHPGHVSFEVASEAVSRVQFSVEGQSMEYYFIYGPTPKDILRKYTALTGRAPRVPAWSYGLWLTTSFTTSYDEDTVTSFIEGMAERDLPLSVFHFDTFWMREYHWCDFEWDPRTFPDPRGMLARLKERGLRICVWINPYVGQRSKLFEEGKARGYLLKRPNGDVWQWDHWQPGCAIVDFTNPEARQWWTDRLDALLDMGVDCFKSDFGERIPAEDVAWYDGSDPERMHNYYTYLFNETVFELLRKRRGEGEAVVFARSATVGGQRFPVHWGGDCESTFAAMGENLRGGLSLGMSGFGYWSHDIGGFEGTPDAGIFKRWIAFGLLSSHSRLHGSGSYRVPWLFDEESVDVLRSFTRLKMRLMPYLLRAAGQAQNEGVPIMRAMVLEFPGDPACTHLERQYMLGDDLLVAPVFSRDGEVSYYVPEGTWTHLLTGRTVEGPRWVTERHGFDSIPLLVRPGAVVPFGAVDDRPEYDYASGVTLRVYRPAEGAEVVTEIPAADGTVARIFSTTRRDGMITVEASPGGPWRVLLVGVRDVRSVRGGTARADEQGVLVEAQEATVTIELGDRT; encoded by the coding sequence ATGAAGTTCACCGATGGCTACTGGCTGATGCGGCCCGGCGTCCACCCGATCTACCCCGTCGAGGTGCTCGACGTCGCCACCGGCCCCGGCCGGCTGACCGCCTACGCCCCCGGCCAGCACATCCGCGACCGCGGGGACCTGCTCAAGGGGCCGATGGTGACGGTCGAGCTGGCCGCGCCGATGGCCGACGTCGTCAAGGTCACGGTCACCCACTTCGCCGGTGCGGCCGAACGGGGACCGCGGTTCGAGATCGCCGAGGACGAGGGGGCCGCGGCCGCCGCCGTGGTCCGCTGCGACGCCGACTTCGCCGAGCTGACCTCGGGGGCGCTGACGGCGCGGATCGACCGGCGGACCAGGAGCTGGGGGCTGGACTTTCTCGCCGAGGGGCGGGAGCTGACCCGCAGCGGCTTCAAGGCGATGGCGGTCATCGACACCGACGAGGGCCGCCACTTCGTCCGCGAGCAGCTCGACCTGCAGGTGGACCACTTCGTGTACGGGCTCGGCGAGCGGTTCGGCCCGCTGGTCAAGAACGGCCAGGTCGTCGACATCTGGAACGCCGACGGCGGCACCGCCAGCGAGCAGGCCTACAAGAACGTGCCGTTCTTCCTCACCAACGCCGGCTACGGGGTGTTCGTCGACCACCCGGGGCACGTGTCGTTCGAGGTGGCCTCCGAGGCGGTCTCGCGGGTGCAGTTCAGCGTCGAGGGCCAGTCGATGGAGTACTACTTCATCTACGGGCCGACGCCCAAGGACATCCTGCGCAAGTACACCGCGCTCACCGGCCGCGCCCCCCGGGTCCCCGCCTGGTCGTACGGGCTGTGGCTGACCACCTCGTTCACCACCTCCTACGACGAGGACACCGTCACGAGCTTCATCGAGGGGATGGCCGAGCGGGACCTGCCGCTGAGCGTGTTCCACTTCGACACGTTCTGGATGCGCGAGTACCACTGGTGCGACTTCGAGTGGGACCCGCGGACCTTCCCCGACCCGCGCGGCATGCTCGCCCGGCTCAAGGAACGGGGCCTGAGGATCTGCGTGTGGATCAACCCCTACGTCGGGCAGCGCTCGAAGCTGTTCGAGGAGGGCAAGGCCCGCGGCTACCTGCTCAAACGGCCCAACGGCGACGTGTGGCAGTGGGACCACTGGCAGCCCGGCTGCGCGATCGTGGACTTCACCAACCCCGAGGCGCGGCAGTGGTGGACCGACAGGCTGGACGCGCTGCTGGACATGGGCGTGGACTGCTTCAAGTCCGACTTCGGCGAGCGCATCCCCGCCGAGGACGTGGCCTGGTACGACGGCTCCGACCCGGAGCGGATGCACAACTACTACACGTACCTGTTCAACGAGACCGTCTTCGAGCTGCTGCGCAAGCGGCGCGGCGAGGGCGAGGCGGTGGTGTTCGCCCGCTCGGCCACGGTCGGCGGCCAGCGGTTCCCGGTGCACTGGGGCGGCGACTGCGAGTCGACGTTCGCGGCGATGGGGGAGAACCTGCGCGGCGGCCTGTCGCTGGGCATGTCGGGGTTCGGCTACTGGAGCCACGACATCGGGGGGTTCGAGGGCACTCCCGACGCCGGGATCTTCAAGCGCTGGATCGCGTTCGGGCTGCTGTCGTCGCACAGCCGGCTGCACGGCAGCGGCTCCTACCGGGTGCCGTGGCTGTTCGACGAGGAGTCGGTGGACGTGCTGCGCTCGTTCACCCGGCTGAAGATGCGGCTGATGCCGTACCTGCTGCGCGCCGCCGGGCAGGCCCAGAACGAGGGCGTGCCGATCATGCGGGCGATGGTGCTGGAGTTCCCCGGCGACCCGGCCTGCACCCATCTGGAACGCCAGTACATGCTGGGCGACGACCTGCTGGTGGCCCCGGTGTTCTCCCGGGACGGCGAGGTCTCCTACTACGTGCCCGAGGGGACGTGGACCCACCTGCTGACCGGCCGGACCGTCGAGGGGCCGCGGTGGGTGACCGAGCGGCACGGCTTCGACAGCATCCCGCTGCTGGTGCGGCCCGGCGCGGTCGTCCCGTTCGGGGCGGTGGACGACCGGCCCGAGTACGACTACGCGAGCGGGGTGACGCTGCGGGTCTACCGGCCGGCGGAGGGCGCCGAGGTGGTCACCGAGATCCCGGCGGCCGACGGGACCGTGGCGCGGATCTTCTCCACGACGCGCCGGGACGGCATGATCACGGTGGAGGCCAGTCCCGGCGGTCCCTGGCGGGTCCTGCTGGTGGGGGTCCGCGACGTGCGGTCGGTACGGGGCGGCACGGCGCGCGCCGACGAGCAGGGGGTGCTGGTGGAGGCGCAGGAGGCGACAGTGACGATCGAACTGGGGGATCGGACATGA
- a CDS encoding ABC transporter substrate-binding protein, with protein MVKVRKVAAALAALAAAATTLAACGGSDGGSDPNVLRLWHYEGPDSAMGVAWNQAIKEFERTHPGVKVKFEEKGFEQIQKTAPMVLNSKDAPDLMEYNKGNATAGLLSRQGLLTDLTPEVTKRGWDKLVPAGVQVTAKYDAKGTMGGDKWFGVPNYAEYVQVYYNKDLFEKHGVKVPATFAELVSAMDQFVAKGVTPLTNAGAEYMAQQFVYQLALTRADRAWVDSYQRYTAKVNFKDPAWTYGATTFADWVKKGYIAKTSVGAKAEDAGVAFMQGKYPMMFSGSWWFGRVAAEAEFEWDTFVWPDSKMTLGSGGNLWVVPQGSKNKQLAYDFIDITMKKQIQNALGNAGGIPVAADSGAITNPQAKKLIANFNQLAGSDGLAYYPDWPVAGFYDTWVSEVQKLMNGSATPDEVLGNLQKAYDEGLPK; from the coding sequence ATGGTGAAGGTACGCAAGGTCGCGGCCGCCCTGGCGGCACTGGCCGCCGCCGCGACGACGCTGGCGGCCTGTGGAGGCTCGGACGGCGGGTCCGACCCGAACGTGCTGCGGCTGTGGCACTACGAGGGCCCCGACAGCGCCATGGGGGTCGCCTGGAACCAGGCCATCAAGGAGTTCGAGCGCACCCACCCGGGCGTCAAGGTCAAGTTCGAGGAGAAGGGCTTCGAGCAGATCCAGAAGACCGCGCCCATGGTGCTCAACTCCAAGGACGCCCCCGACCTCATGGAGTACAACAAGGGCAACGCCACGGCCGGGCTGCTGTCCAGGCAGGGTCTGCTGACCGATCTCACCCCCGAGGTCACCAAGCGCGGCTGGGACAAGCTCGTCCCCGCCGGCGTCCAGGTCACCGCCAAGTACGACGCCAAGGGCACCATGGGCGGCGACAAGTGGTTCGGCGTCCCCAACTACGCCGAGTACGTGCAGGTCTACTACAACAAGGACCTGTTCGAGAAGCACGGCGTCAAGGTCCCGGCCACCTTCGCCGAACTCGTCTCCGCCATGGACCAGTTCGTCGCCAAGGGCGTCACCCCGCTGACCAACGCCGGCGCCGAGTACATGGCGCAGCAGTTCGTCTACCAGCTCGCCCTCACCAGGGCCGACCGCGCCTGGGTCGACTCCTACCAGCGCTACACCGCCAAGGTGAACTTCAAGGACCCCGCCTGGACCTACGGCGCCACCACGTTCGCCGACTGGGTCAAGAAGGGCTACATCGCCAAGACCTCCGTCGGCGCCAAGGCCGAGGACGCCGGGGTGGCGTTCATGCAGGGCAAGTACCCGATGATGTTCTCCGGCAGCTGGTGGTTCGGCCGCGTCGCCGCCGAGGCCGAGTTCGAGTGGGACACCTTCGTGTGGCCCGACTCGAAGATGACGCTCGGCTCCGGCGGCAACCTGTGGGTCGTCCCGCAGGGCTCCAAGAACAAGCAGCTGGCCTACGACTTCATCGACATCACGATGAAGAAGCAGATCCAGAACGCCCTGGGCAACGCCGGCGGCATCCCGGTCGCGGCCGACAGCGGCGCGATCACCAACCCGCAGGCCAAGAAGCTGATCGCCAACTTCAACCAGCTGGCCGGCAGCGACGGCCTGGCCTACTACCCCGACTGGCCGGTCGCCGGGTTCTACGACACCTGGGTGTCGGAGGTGCAGAAGCTGATGAACGGCTCGGCCACCCCCGACGAGGTGCTGGGCAACCTCCAGAAGGCCTACGACGAGGGCCTGCCCAAGTAG
- a CDS encoding winged helix-turn-helix transcriptional regulator, whose translation MALGKDYEGQDCALARALEIVGERWTPLILRDAFYGVRRFSDFLAHLGIPRAVLASRLQALVEAGVLVRHGHDYELTERGRELWPALHALARWGERHFSESGPTRLFEHASCGTRLDPDGTCPVCGGPVPPEGVRMRPAPGRPVRDDPVSRALAEPRRLLEPVRR comes from the coding sequence ATGGCGCTGGGCAAGGACTACGAGGGGCAGGACTGCGCGCTGGCCCGCGCGCTGGAGATCGTGGGGGAGCGCTGGACCCCGCTCATCCTCCGCGACGCGTTCTACGGGGTGCGGCGCTTCTCCGACTTCCTGGCCCACCTCGGCATCCCCCGCGCGGTCCTGGCGTCCCGGCTGCAGGCGCTGGTGGAGGCGGGCGTGCTGGTCAGACACGGCCACGACTACGAGCTGACCGAACGGGGCCGGGAACTGTGGCCCGCCCTGCACGCGCTGGCCCGGTGGGGGGAGCGCCACTTCAGCGAGTCCGGGCCGACCCGTCTCTTCGAGCACGCCTCCTGCGGCACCCGGCTGGACCCCGACGGGACCTGCCCGGTCTGCGGGGGTCCCGTCCCGCCCGAGGGCGTGCGGATGCGGCCCGCGCCCGGCCGCCCGGTGCGGGACGACCCGGTGAGCCGGGCCCTCGCGGAGCCGCGGCGGCTGCTGGAGCCCGTGCGACGGTGA
- a CDS encoding TetR/AcrR family transcriptional regulator yields the protein MRRRGRGRGDARTRILDAAEELFAADGYEATATARVARRAGVPKGLVFHYFPQKIDLLVALVEERTHIEEPGSPVPEGSPGDPAGALARLARRLPLRASPAMRRILFREADTHRSVRDRLHALNRAVLHRARTTLEIALPGARGDAARLEAAAATFTAVLLYQENLAHLTGHHVDPDAVADLIARSLGG from the coding sequence ATGAGGAGACGCGGGCGCGGCAGGGGCGACGCCCGGACCAGGATCCTGGACGCCGCCGAGGAACTGTTCGCCGCCGACGGCTACGAGGCCACCGCCACCGCCCGGGTGGCGCGGCGCGCCGGGGTGCCCAAGGGCCTGGTGTTCCACTACTTCCCGCAGAAGATCGACCTGCTGGTGGCGCTGGTCGAGGAGCGCACCCACATCGAGGAGCCCGGCTCCCCGGTCCCCGAGGGCTCCCCCGGCGACCCGGCCGGAGCGCTGGCGCGGCTGGCCCGCCGCCTCCCGCTGCGCGCCTCCCCCGCGATGCGGCGGATCCTGTTCCGCGAGGCCGACACCCACCGTTCGGTCCGCGACCGGCTGCACGCCCTCAACCGGGCCGTCCTGCACCGCGCCCGCACCACCCTGGAGATCGCCCTGCCCGGCGCCCGCGGCGACGCCGCCCGCCTGGAGGCCGCCGCCGCCACCTTCACCGCCGTCCTGCTCTACCAGGAGAACCTGGCCCATCTGACCGGCCACCACGTCGACCCCGACGCCGTCGCCGATCTGATCGCCCGTTCCCTGGGCGGCTGA
- a CDS encoding GH1 family beta-glucosidase, with protein MTEQDLPTGFPAGFLWGAATAAYQIEGAAGEDGREPSIWDTYSHTPGRVLNGDTGDVAADHYHRWADDVRIMAELGLMAYRFSIAWPRIMPGGRFNPKGADFYSRLVDALLERGIAPVATLYHWDLPQHLEDAGGWPVRDTALRFAEYAEAIGRVLGDRVHTWTTLNEPWCSAFLGYGSGVHAPGRTDAAAAIAAAHHLNLGHGLAVEALHSVAGPQARYSVTLNLHHVRGESASEADAVRRVDGIANRIFLDPMLTGRYPDDLREDTAAITDWGFVRDGDEKTIAVPLDVLGVNYYAPTLVRRWDGSAPKQTADGHGASAHTAFPGCEDVEFLAQPGPYTAMGWPIDATGLTELLLRLHRDHPGTPLMITENGAAFDDRVDADGRVRDERRVAYLRDHIGAAKAALDAGVDLRGYFVWSLMDNFEWAYGYSRRFGIVHIDYESQQRTWKDSAHWYRRVIAANTP; from the coding sequence ATGACCGAGCAGGACCTGCCCACCGGCTTCCCGGCCGGCTTCCTGTGGGGGGCGGCCACCGCCGCGTACCAGATCGAGGGCGCGGCGGGTGAGGACGGGCGGGAGCCGTCCATCTGGGACACCTACAGCCATACCCCCGGCCGGGTGCTGAACGGCGACACCGGCGACGTGGCCGCCGACCACTACCACCGGTGGGCCGACGACGTCCGGATCATGGCGGAGCTGGGGCTGATGGCCTACCGGTTCTCCATCGCCTGGCCGCGGATCATGCCCGGCGGGAGGTTCAACCCCAAGGGCGCCGACTTCTACTCGCGGCTGGTGGACGCCCTGCTGGAACGGGGCATCGCGCCGGTCGCCACCCTCTACCACTGGGACCTGCCGCAGCACCTGGAGGACGCCGGCGGCTGGCCGGTGCGCGACACCGCGCTGCGGTTCGCCGAGTACGCCGAGGCGATCGGCCGGGTGCTCGGCGACCGGGTGCACACCTGGACGACGCTGAACGAGCCCTGGTGCTCGGCGTTCCTGGGATACGGGTCGGGCGTCCACGCGCCCGGCCGCACCGACGCCGCCGCCGCGATCGCCGCCGCCCACCATCTCAACCTCGGCCACGGCCTGGCCGTCGAGGCGCTGCACTCGGTGGCCGGGCCGCAGGCCCGCTACTCGGTCACCCTCAACCTGCACCACGTGCGGGGCGAGAGCGCATCGGAGGCCGACGCGGTCCGGCGGGTGGACGGCATCGCCAACCGGATCTTCCTGGACCCGATGCTGACCGGCCGCTACCCCGACGATCTGCGCGAGGACACCGCCGCGATCACCGACTGGGGGTTCGTCCGGGACGGCGACGAGAAGACCATCGCGGTCCCGCTGGACGTGCTCGGGGTGAACTACTACGCGCCGACGCTGGTCCGCCGCTGGGATGGGAGCGCTCCCAAACAGACCGCTGACGGGCACGGCGCCAGCGCGCACACCGCCTTCCCCGGCTGCGAGGACGTCGAGTTCCTGGCCCAGCCCGGCCCGTACACCGCGATGGGCTGGCCGATCGACGCCACCGGGCTGACCGAGCTGCTGCTGCGGCTGCACCGCGACCACCCCGGCACCCCGCTGATGATCACCGAGAACGGGGCGGCGTTCGACGACCGGGTGGACGCCGACGGGCGGGTCCGCGACGAGCGCCGCGTCGCCTACCTGCGCGACCACATCGGCGCGGCCAAGGCCGCCCTGGACGCCGGGGTCGACCTGCGCGGCTACTTCGTGTGGTCGCTGATGGACAACTTCGAATGGGCGTACGGCTACTCGCGGCGCTTCGGGATCGTGCACATCGACTACGAGAGCCAGCAGCGCACCTGGAAGGACAGCGCGCACTGGTACCGGCGGGTGATCGCCGCGAACACGCCATGA
- a CDS encoding carbohydrate ABC transporter permease has translation MATAQAGARRYGPGRYAVLTAYLVLAVVMLVPFAIVLLNAVKTPQEYSTNGPLALPEGIHLDGLVDFWNRVDYGEKLVNSVLISGSVAVLAVVLSVLNAYALGIGRVKGRLWILVLFLMANTLPQEALVYPLYFLAKQVGLYDTRISVIIVFTCIQTAFGTYLLSSVLSGFPREILEAARIDGANRLQVLLRVVVPVSRPTLAVLLVFFFIWTWNEFLIPLVFLVSNETQTVSVALGVLQGQRLMDATMTSASALLGVLPTIAFFLIFQRTLTRGITVGAIK, from the coding sequence ATGGCGACCGCACAGGCCGGCGCACGCCGGTACGGGCCGGGCCGGTACGCGGTGCTGACGGCCTACCTGGTGCTGGCCGTGGTGATGCTGGTGCCGTTCGCGATCGTGCTGCTGAACGCGGTCAAGACGCCCCAGGAGTACTCCACCAACGGCCCGCTGGCGCTGCCGGAGGGGATCCACCTGGACGGCCTGGTCGACTTCTGGAACCGGGTCGACTACGGCGAGAAGCTGGTCAACAGCGTGCTGATCAGCGGCTCGGTGGCGGTGCTGGCGGTGGTGCTGTCGGTGCTGAACGCCTACGCGCTGGGCATCGGCCGCGTCAAGGGCCGGCTGTGGATCCTGGTGCTGTTCCTGATGGCCAACACGCTGCCGCAGGAGGCGCTGGTCTACCCGCTGTACTTCCTGGCCAAGCAGGTCGGGCTGTACGACACCCGGATCAGCGTGATCATCGTCTTCACCTGCATCCAGACCGCGTTCGGCACCTACCTGCTGTCGTCGGTGCTGTCCGGCTTCCCCCGGGAGATCCTCGAGGCGGCCCGGATCGACGGCGCGAATCGGCTGCAGGTGCTGCTTCGGGTGGTGGTCCCGGTCAGCCGGCCGACCCTGGCGGTGCTGCTGGTGTTCTTCTTCATCTGGACCTGGAACGAGTTCCTGATCCCGCTGGTGTTCCTGGTGTCCAACGAGACCCAGACCGTGTCGGTCGCGCTCGGCGTGCTGCAGGGCCAGCGGCTGATGGACGCCACCATGACCAGCGCCTCCGCGCTGCTGGGCGTGCTGCCGACCATCGCCTTCTTCCTGATCTTCCAGCGGACCCTGACCCGCGGCATCACCGTGGGCGCGATCAAGTAG
- a CDS encoding carbohydrate ABC transporter permease, whose translation MTRPADVTATSSPGTAPDRPAPAAGPVKTGGAARPRREIPYALFLVPGGLLLLAVIIVPFVMNAAISLTEWPGVGDPKFVGLDNYTELAGDAEFWASFRHNIAVTLAMAVIPTFIGLVLAAGLFDYIGKRFGPRTAAFLRACIYLPQVLPIAVAGIVWSWILAPEDGALNALLGGAGLESLQQDWLGDPGRALYSVMGVMVWVQIGFPLVIFMSGLQRVDPALHEAAEIDGASWWRRFWHVTIPQIRPEIFVSLLWCTIASLKAFAFIYVLTKGGPGGATSVPSYYSFENFFDNTRVGYGAAVATVLALIIIALTVVFLRRQSKGEEG comes from the coding sequence ATGACTCGACCAGCGGACGTGACGGCCACGTCCTCGCCCGGGACCGCCCCGGACCGGCCCGCCCCCGCCGCCGGACCGGTCAAGACCGGCGGCGCGGCGCGCCCCCGGCGGGAGATCCCCTACGCGCTGTTCCTGGTCCCCGGCGGGCTGCTGCTGCTCGCGGTGATCATCGTCCCGTTCGTGATGAACGCCGCCATCAGCCTCACCGAGTGGCCGGGCGTGGGGGACCCGAAGTTCGTCGGGCTGGACAACTACACCGAACTGGCCGGCGACGCGGAGTTCTGGGCGTCGTTCCGGCACAACATCGCGGTCACCCTGGCCATGGCGGTGATCCCGACGTTCATCGGGCTGGTGCTGGCCGCCGGGCTGTTCGACTACATCGGCAAGCGGTTCGGGCCGCGGACGGCGGCGTTCCTGCGGGCCTGCATCTACCTGCCGCAGGTGCTGCCGATCGCGGTCGCCGGGATCGTGTGGAGCTGGATCCTGGCCCCCGAGGACGGCGCGCTGAACGCGCTGCTGGGCGGGGCCGGGCTGGAGTCGCTGCAGCAGGACTGGCTGGGCGACCCGGGCAGGGCGCTGTACAGCGTGATGGGCGTGATGGTCTGGGTGCAGATCGGCTTCCCGCTGGTGATCTTCATGTCCGGGCTGCAGCGGGTGGACCCGGCGCTGCACGAGGCCGCCGAGATCGACGGGGCCTCCTGGTGGCGGCGGTTCTGGCACGTGACGATCCCGCAGATCCGGCCGGAGATCTTCGTGTCGCTGCTGTGGTGCACCATCGCCTCGCTCAAGGCGTTCGCGTTCATCTACGTGCTCACCAAGGGCGGGCCCGGCGGGGCCACCAGCGTCCCGTCGTACTACTCGTTCGAGAACTTCTTCGACAACACCCGGGTCGGGTACGGCGCCGCCGTGGCCACCGTGCTCGCCCTGATCATCATCGCGCTGACCGTGGTGTTCCTGCGGCGGCAGAGCAAGGGCGAGGAGGGCTGA
- a CDS encoding SPW repeat protein: MGRFAWQDAVAFVAGLAAALAPELWADDAGRQPLMVLGALLALAGLYALLGAAGPSAWTTTAFAVLVFVSPWAFGFTGEGAAAWTAWLAGGAATAVGLWTAAQPAVARSSAGERAAA; this comes from the coding sequence ATGGGCAGGTTCGCGTGGCAGGACGCGGTGGCGTTCGTGGCGGGACTCGCGGCGGCCCTGGCTCCGGAGCTGTGGGCCGACGACGCCGGCCGGCAGCCCCTGATGGTGCTGGGGGCGCTGCTGGCGCTGGCGGGGCTGTACGCGCTGCTCGGCGCGGCGGGCCCGTCGGCGTGGACGACCACCGCGTTCGCGGTGCTGGTGTTCGTCTCGCCGTGGGCGTTCGGCTTCACCGGCGAGGGCGCCGCGGCCTGGACGGCGTGGCTGGCCGGCGGCGCGGCGACCGCGGTCGGCCTGTGGACGGCGGCGCAGCCCGCCGTGGCGCGGTCGTCGGCGGGCGAACGGGCCGCCGCCTGA
- a CDS encoding adenylate/guanylate cyclase domain-containing protein, with the protein MDWDGPLPVMPPHRRWSLLGPLLRLIDGPARTTPARVAQRARVLVTVCTGIANLGGALVVLLFTMLVVPTPEAGSDRLRLVNLVVFTGYVIAAVPVGLLLGERFFRRVRRLVEGDGIRDERAGFVLLYGPLRLMALHLALWTVGTVGWVVINAPFSALLAFKVGITGLLGGLTTCTIVYLLTERILRRAVTTALRAEVPRRTGLPGVVARSMLAWALGTAVPLLGLIALAVGAFLIDDPDVADLAVGTLALACTSLAVGFGVTYVAARAIADPVESVRFAMARVERGDLAAEVPVYDGSEIGLLQAGFNHMVAGLREHERLRDLFGRQVGEDVAKLALERGIELGGETREVAVIFVDIIGSTRLAADRPPAEVVGLLNRFFAVVVEVVGRHGGFVNKFEGDAALAIFGAPLDLPDAPTRALRAARELAARLRADVPELQAAVGVSAGEAVAGHIGAEERFEYTVIGDPVNEAARLTDLAKRTPERVLAAGSVVAGADPAEAECWTPGEEVTLRGRTRTTTLARPRGPRPAAPRTSPAGPPRENGA; encoded by the coding sequence ATGGACTGGGACGGGCCGCTGCCGGTCATGCCGCCGCACCGCCGCTGGAGCCTGCTCGGCCCGCTGCTGCGGCTGATCGACGGTCCGGCCCGCACCACCCCGGCCCGCGTCGCCCAGCGCGCCCGGGTCCTGGTGACCGTCTGCACCGGGATCGCCAACCTCGGCGGCGCCCTGGTGGTCCTGCTGTTCACCATGCTGGTCGTGCCCACCCCGGAGGCCGGCTCGGACCGGCTGCGGCTGGTCAACCTGGTGGTCTTCACCGGCTACGTGATCGCCGCCGTGCCGGTCGGGCTGCTGCTGGGCGAACGGTTCTTCCGCCGGGTGCGGCGGCTGGTGGAGGGCGACGGGATCCGCGACGAGCGCGCCGGGTTCGTGCTGCTGTACGGGCCGCTGCGGCTGATGGCCCTGCACCTGGCGCTGTGGACGGTCGGCACGGTGGGCTGGGTGGTGATCAACGCCCCGTTCTCGGCGCTGCTGGCGTTCAAGGTCGGCATCACCGGCCTGCTCGGCGGGCTGACCACCTGCACCATCGTCTACCTGCTCACCGAGCGGATCCTGCGCCGGGCGGTCACCACCGCGCTGCGCGCCGAGGTGCCGCGCCGCACCGGGCTGCCCGGGGTGGTCGCCCGGTCCATGCTGGCCTGGGCGCTGGGCACCGCGGTGCCGCTGCTCGGGCTGATCGCGCTGGCGGTCGGGGCGTTCCTGATCGACGACCCCGACGTGGCGGACCTGGCGGTCGGGACGCTCGCGCTGGCCTGCACCTCCCTGGCGGTCGGGTTCGGGGTCACCTACGTGGCCGCCCGCGCCATCGCCGACCCGGTCGAGTCGGTCCGCTTCGCCATGGCCCGGGTGGAGCGCGGCGACCTGGCCGCCGAGGTCCCGGTCTACGACGGCAGCGAGATCGGGCTGCTGCAGGCCGGGTTCAACCACATGGTCGCCGGGCTGCGCGAGCACGAGCGGCTGCGCGACCTGTTCGGCCGCCAGGTCGGCGAGGACGTCGCCAAGCTCGCCCTGGAGCGCGGGATCGAGCTGGGCGGGGAGACCCGCGAGGTCGCGGTGATCTTCGTGGACATCATCGGGTCGACCCGGCTGGCCGCCGACCGGCCGCCGGCCGAGGTGGTCGGCCTGCTCAACCGGTTCTTCGCGGTGGTGGTCGAGGTGGTCGGCCGGCACGGCGGGTTCGTCAACAAGTTCGAGGGCGACGCCGCGCTGGCCATCTTCGGCGCGCCGCTGGACCTGCCGGACGCCCCCACCCGCGCGCTGCGCGCGGCCCGCGAGCTGGCCGCCCGGCTGCGCGCCGACGTGCCCGAACTGCAGGCCGCGGTGGGGGTGTCGGCCGGGGAGGCGGTGGCCGGGCACATCGGCGCCGAGGAGCGCTTCGAGTACACCGTGATCGGCGACCCGGTGAACGAGGCGGCCCGGCTGACCGACCTGGCCAAACGGACGCCGGAACGGGTGCTGGCCGCCGGTTCGGTGGTCGCCGGGGCCGATCCGGCCGAGGCGGAGTGCTGGACGCCGGGCGAGGAGGTCACCCTCCGCGGGCGGACCCGGACCACCACGCTGGCCCGCCCCCGCGGGCCCCGTCCGGCCGCCCCGCGGACGTCACCTGCGGGACCGCCTCGGGAAAACGGCGCGTAA